Proteins encoded by one window of Streptomyces sp. NBC_01477:
- a CDS encoding 1-phosphofructokinase family hexose kinase: protein MIITLSMNAALDVTYRVPALVPHTTHRVSDVAERPGGKGLNVARVLAALGHPVTVTGFAGGPTGAEVRRRLAAGPYAGRITDALVPIAGQTRRTVGVVDAGSGDTTMFNEPGPTVTPGEWATLLGVYRGLLTAGGGADAVALCGSLPPGVPVGAYAELIREARAAGVYVLLDTDGPALRRGLAARPDLIKPNSEELTGLTGFAEPVRAARDAHRRGARAVAASLGADGMLVVSGDGCWRAAPPARLAGNPTGAGDSAVAGLLSGVAEGLPWPARLARAVALSAATVLAPAAGEYDPAAYGELLPRVEVVPATS, encoded by the coding sequence GTGATCATCACCCTCTCGATGAACGCGGCGCTGGATGTGACCTACCGGGTCCCGGCGCTGGTGCCGCACACCACGCACCGGGTGTCCGACGTCGCCGAGCGGCCCGGCGGCAAGGGGCTCAACGTCGCCCGCGTGCTGGCCGCGCTCGGGCACCCCGTCACCGTGACCGGCTTCGCCGGCGGCCCCACCGGCGCCGAGGTGCGGCGGCGGCTGGCCGCCGGGCCGTACGCCGGGCGGATCACCGACGCGCTCGTGCCGATCGCCGGGCAGACCCGCCGCACCGTCGGGGTGGTGGACGCGGGCAGCGGCGACACCACGATGTTCAACGAGCCCGGCCCCACCGTCACACCCGGCGAGTGGGCAACGCTGCTCGGGGTCTACCGCGGCCTGCTGACGGCCGGCGGCGGCGCCGACGCCGTGGCCCTGTGCGGCAGTCTGCCGCCGGGCGTGCCGGTCGGGGCGTACGCCGAGCTGATACGGGAGGCCCGCGCGGCCGGCGTCTACGTGCTGCTCGACACCGACGGCCCCGCGCTGCGGCGCGGGCTGGCCGCCAGGCCCGACCTGATCAAGCCGAACTCCGAGGAGCTGACCGGCCTCACCGGTTTCGCCGAGCCCGTCAGGGCCGCGCGGGACGCCCACCGGCGCGGGGCGCGGGCGGTGGCGGCGTCGCTGGGCGCCGACGGGATGCTCGTGGTGTCAGGGGACGGCTGCTGGCGGGCCGCCCCGCCCGCCCGGCTGGCCGGCAACCCCACGGGCGCGGGCGACTCCGCCGTCGCGGGCCTGCTGTCCGGCGTCGCGGAGGGCCTCCCGTGGCCCGCCCGGCTGGCCCGGGCGGTCGCCCTGTCGGCCGCGACCGTCCTGGCGCCGGCGGCCGGCGAGTACGACCCGGCCGCGTACGGCGAGCTGCTGCCGCGCGTCGAGGTCGTGCCCGCTACTTCTTGA
- a CDS encoding carbohydrate-binding protein, whose protein sequence is MTAGHDGTPENDDPFGYLYRAEDGTEQPAAPRNTHNQVQRVGERRSPQQGGYGYPQPQQQPPPQQQPYGYEQGQGGQGQGQAPYGGQPQYTRQQPQHAPAQPGDGGGRRGAGPGRGGGDTSNRKGLLIGAIAVVAAVAIGIAFAMTNSSGKDKDTDSKPTSAPVSSAPPSTQGTPSVTTSPFSSDKVDASTFALAGGAALSTEWPGANAAGGKYVDHLGQAGAGATWTVTVPEDGDYTFFVSYGNAGPDATLSLAVNGKLRTTPVKLKNYGSYTDWSKAWNNTTYAWVSLKQGDNTLQLSFQQGDTGAVNLDQTWLKQGQVKK, encoded by the coding sequence ATGACGGCCGGACACGACGGCACGCCGGAGAACGACGACCCGTTCGGGTACCTCTACCGGGCCGAGGACGGCACTGAGCAGCCGGCCGCGCCGCGCAACACGCACAACCAGGTGCAGCGGGTCGGCGAGCGGCGCAGCCCGCAGCAGGGCGGCTACGGATACCCGCAGCCGCAGCAGCAGCCCCCGCCCCAGCAGCAGCCGTACGGCTACGAGCAGGGGCAGGGCGGCCAGGGCCAGGGGCAGGCCCCGTACGGCGGTCAGCCGCAGTACACCCGGCAGCAGCCGCAGCACGCCCCCGCGCAGCCGGGCGACGGCGGCGGACGCCGGGGCGCGGGTCCCGGCCGCGGCGGCGGGGACACCTCCAACCGCAAGGGCCTGCTCATCGGGGCCATCGCGGTGGTGGCCGCGGTGGCGATCGGCATCGCCTTCGCCATGACCAACAGCTCGGGCAAGGACAAGGACACCGACAGCAAGCCGACCTCCGCGCCCGTCAGCAGTGCGCCGCCCAGCACGCAGGGAACACCGTCTGTCACGACGTCGCCGTTCTCGTCGGACAAGGTCGACGCCTCGACCTTCGCCCTCGCGGGCGGCGCCGCGCTGAGCACCGAGTGGCCGGGCGCGAACGCCGCGGGCGGCAAGTACGTCGACCACCTCGGCCAGGCGGGCGCCGGCGCGACCTGGACGGTGACGGTGCCGGAGGACGGTGACTACACCTTCTTCGTCAGCTACGGCAACGCCGGCCCCGACGCGACGCTCTCGCTGGCCGTCAACGGCAAGCTGCGCACCACCCCGGTCAAGCTGAAGAACTACGGCTCCTACACCGACTGGTCCAAGGCCTGGAACAACACGACCTACGCCTGGGTCAGCCTCAAGCAGGGCGACAACACCCTCCAGCTGTCCTTCCAACAGGGCGACACCGGTGCGGTCAACCTGGACCAGACCTGGCTGAAGCAGGGCCAGGTCAAGAAGTAG